The Hyperolius riggenbachi isolate aHypRig1 chromosome 3, aHypRig1.pri, whole genome shotgun sequence genome window below encodes:
- the NANOS3 gene encoding nanos homolog 3, whose product MVLIQDAHLFSLWKDYLGFSKTLQQRCSMAKLGKPEEPPKLSCFNRQVSPQEPSDHFTDKQGHIQGYLQRPSEVLQSSLSGPQGWPDILLSCSDTSDPAEDILWDEEDRPVSPSRLSDEDKIISRKPPTKRITILQRPANACSISPGKPPERNSKDRGQELLFPSKDHSGKVHAGELKNQKLQNCKPAKRFPNRKLKRRMCHFCRNYGAPVSVYTRHNLHDHWGCVECPILRKRICPLCGATGDMAHTRKHCPLNNRR is encoded by the coding sequence ATGGTACTGATCCAGGATGCCCATTTGTTCTCCTTATGGAAAGATTATTTGGGCTTCAGCAAAACCCTACAGCAACGATGCAGCATGGCCAAGCTTGGGAAACCAGAAGAGCCTCCCAAATTGTCTTGCTTTAACAGGCAGGTCAGCCCTCAGGAACCCTCTGACCACTTTACTGACAAACAAGGCCATATTCAAGGCTATCTACAAAGACCATCAGAGGTTCTTCAGTCTTCTTTGAGCGGACCACAGGGCTGGCCGGATATTCTACTATCCTGTTCTGATACTTCTGATCCTGCCGAGGACATTTTGTGGGATGAGGAGGACAGGCCAGTCAGTCCTTCCAGACTTTCTGATGAGGACAAAATTATATCGCGGAAACCGCCCACAAAAAGAATTACCATCCTGCAGCGTCCTGCTAATGCCTGCTCCATTTCCCCAGGGAAGCCTCCAGAGAGGAACTCAAAGGACAGAGGCCAGGAACTTCTATTCCCAAGCAAGGATCACAGTGGGAAAGTCCATGCAGGAGAGCTGAAGAACCAAAAACTACAAAACTGTAAACCTGCAAAACGTTTTCCAAACAGGAAGCTGAAGCGCCGGATGTGTCACTTCTGCAGAAActatggggcacctgtatctgtgTACACCAGGCACAACCTGCATGACCATTGGGGCTGTGTGGAGTGCCCCATTCTAAGAAAGCGCATCTGCCCACTGTGTGGCGCCACTGGGGACATGGCGCACACAAGAAAGCATTGTCCTTTGAACAACAGGCgctaa